From the Cydia amplana chromosome 8, ilCydAmpl1.1, whole genome shotgun sequence genome, the window atacttaattttgtaatttctttcaaagtgaatcaattgccgagaactccatttttttacatactacgaacatacagctatcaaacaagacctaattgaagcctaaatctcctgaaaatatttcagcatagcacacctgtaatgtggctaaaacgaaatttcaaacttaatttttatttctctttcaatgtgtatcaattgccgggaactccgctgttttgaatagaacatacacacagctatcgtacaagaccaaatttaagtattatatcctaaacatgtttcagcatagcacacatgttttttggataaatttggataagacgatattttaaacttaatttttatttctctttcaaagtttatcaattgccgggaactccgctgttttaaatactatatacacacagctatcgtacaagaccaaataaaagtattatatcctgaaaatgcttcagcatagcacacctgtaatttggaataatttggattagtcgaaattttaaacttattttttatttctctttcaaagtgtatcaatatccggaaactccgctgttttaaatagaacagacacacagctactgTACAAGACCAagtttaagtattatatcctgaaaatgtttcagcatagcacacctgtactttggaataatttggattagtcgaaattttaaacttaattttgtcatgtctttcaaagtgaatcaattgccgagaactccacttttttacatactacgaacatacagctatcatataagacctaattgaagcctaaatctcctgaaaatgtttcagcatagcacacctgtaatgtggcttaaacgaaatttcaaacttaatttttatttctctttcaaagtgtatcaattgccgggaactccgctgttttaaatagaacagatgcacagctatcgtacaagaccaaatttaagtattatatcctgaacatgtttcagcatagcacacatgttgtttggataaatttggataagacgatattttaaagtttatttttatttctctttcaaagtgtataaatatacgggaactccgctgttttaaatagaacagacacacagctaccgtacaacaccaaattcaagtattatatcctgaaaatgtttcagcatagcacacctgtactttggaataatttggattagtcgaaatttcaaacttaaatttgttatttctttcaaagtgaattaattgccaagaactccacttttttacatactactaacatacagctatcatacaagacctaatcGAAGCCTAAATctactgaaaatgtttcagcatagcacacctgtaatgtggcttaaacgaaatttcaaacttaatttttatttctctttcaaagtttattaattgccgggaactcctctgttttaaatagaacagacacacagctaccgtacaagaccaaatttaagtattatatcctgaaaatgtttcagcatagcacacctgtactttggaataatttggattagtcgaaattttaaacagtattttgtcatttctttcaaagtgtTTCAATTGCCtagaactccacttttttacatactacgaacatacagctatcatataagacctaattgaagccaaaatctcctgaaaatatttcagcatagcacacctgtaatgtggctaaaacgaaatttcaaacttaatttttttttacctttcaaagtgtattaattgccgggaactccgctgttttaaatagaacagacacacagctatcgtacaagaccaaatttaagtattatatcctgaacatgtttcagcatagcacacatgttttttggataaatttggataagacgatattttaaacttaatttttatttctctttcaaagtttatcaattgccgggaactccgctgttttaaatactatatacacacagctatcatacaagatgaaagtcaagtattatatcctgaaaatgtttcagcatagcacacctgtaatgtggaataatttggataagtcaaaattttaaacttaatttttatttcttttttaaagtgtatcaatatccgggaactccgctgttttaaatacataagacacacagctatcataGAAggttaaatttaggtattatatcctgaaaatgtttcagcatagcacacctgttatttggataaatttggagaagacgatattttaaacttaatttttatttctctttcaaagtgtatcaatatccgggaactccgctgttttaaatataacagacacacagctaccgtacaagaccaaattcaagtattatatgttgaaaatgtttcagcatagcacacctgtactttggaataatttggattagtcgaaatttcaaacttaattttgtcatttaattcaaagtgaatcaattgccgagaactccacttttttatatactacgaacatacagctatcatacaagacctaattgaagcctaaatctcctgaaaatgtttcagcatagcacacctgtaatttggaagaatttagataagtcgaaattgtaaactaaatttttatttatctttcaatgtgtatcagtatccgggaactccactgttttaaatacaacagacacacagctatcgtacaagaccaaattcaagtattatatcctgtaaTTGTTTCAGCATAGTACACATGTTATTTGGATAAattgaaatttcaaacttaatttttatttacatttcaatGTGTATCTACTGccaggaactccgctgtttaatATACTACGAACAAACAGCTATCATACCAGACCAAATTCAAGcttaaatctcctgaaaatatttcagcatagcacgCATGTGTTTTGGCAAAATCGACATTTCaaccttaatttttatttacatttcattgTGTATCTACTGccaggaactccgctgtttaatATACTACGAACAAACAGCTATCATACCAGACCAAATTCAAGcttaaatctcctgaaaatatttcagcatagcacgCATGTGTTTTGGCAAAATTGACATTTCAACCTTAACAtttaatttctttcaaagtgaatgaattcccgggaattcctcTGTTTaatatactacgaacatacagctatcatacaagacctaattgaaacCTAAATAtcttgaaaatgtttcagcatagcacacctgtaatgtggctaaaacgaaatttcaaacttaatttttatttcgctTTCAATgtttatcaattgccgggaactccgctgttttaataCTACAGACACACAGTTATCATACAAGAGCAAATTCAAGCCTAAGTCTCCTGAAAATATTTTAGCAATTTATGTCTCTATattgaaaaatgtcaaaatttcAAAGAAAATGGTTTTCTACACTTTAACTGTCACACTAGGGCCAGGCACTCTTAAGTTCTGTATACATTAAATACACAGCTATCATTTTAGATTAAAAATACGCttagaacttttaaaaatatttttgtatatagaacgtgtaatttttaaatttgaattttatgaaagttatgttttttttgcttcctcGCTTGATTTAAAACCGAGAACTCCTAAGTTCTGTAATCAATAGAGCAAGAGCTTTCGTTTGGAACCAAATATACGTCTGTGCGTTGTTAAATAACCTCAGCATAGCACGTGTGAACTTAGCATATCACATAATTACACAAATAGATAAAATTTGTAGTTAATGTTCTCAGAGATGCTTTTTTTGTGTCAGGAACTCTTTGTTACTACGTGTCGAGGCTAGGATATTTTTTTCATCCCATTAGTAACAAAATGATATGCTAGTGTGTGAACTTAGCATATCATTTTGTGAAATTCCATAGAATTGGTTTTTACGATAAAAACGCCAGAACTATTGCTAAAAAGTATCAGGAACTCTAGAACTATGGTGCATGCTAATAGAACTCCAAAAAAAACGTGATCTGCTGGACTTTGATATGCCAACTTCACAGACATTAAGACAGGGTTCTcgaaaatattttcttaaaaatataataatgttcTGAAATGATTATTATCTAGGTGACAGCTTGTGAATATTTGTTATGCCTTGTGGCCTTGCCTGACTCCACAGTCATGATACCTACATCGCTGTCGATCGCTTACAGAAGGAAGAAAACGCTCTACAATCCTCTTTCAATTTCCACTACTTATCCTTTCTGCTTATTCTTAAAGTCTTTTTCACCCACTGTAGCACGCCCTTTTCCTTGGCCCAATTTAATCTTTGTATCCAACATATATCTAATCATTGCCATTTTTGTCAAGCACCTAACCCAAACTACAAAAACGGCATACTTACTCCTTATAAACAGCTTCTTGGACATTGGGATGGCGGGCGAGCATGAGCAAAGTATAGCACGCTCCTATGGCTGATGTGTCAGTGCCTGCACCTATGATCACCTTCGATTCTTCTAGAAGCTCTGTGTCGTTAAACTTCTTTTCTTCTTCTGGCGTCTCCATTAACAACTCCACTAAGGTTCGCATCATCTTTGGTGCCGTAGCATCTAAAATTAAATTGTAATGTCTCGACACTTCGACTTTGGAACTTTTTATTGCTTTGGCGTCTAATCAATAGATCTATTTATTTAACACCAATTTTACATCGTGTCAGTATTTTTTAATTGGTAGTATTAAATTAAACTGGCAAAGATTATCAACAGATAAAATTAAATCACTGCCAGAAGCATGAGAAATCTTCATGATTGGTGGTATACGAGTATGCTAAGACAAACAACTAAAACATTTGCTTTCACTTACCACTTTCTTTCTTTTCACATAACCTGTTTAAGGCTTTTCTTTTTTCTACTATAATCTGAAAAAGTAAGTCAAACTAAGTCTTAAGCCATTACCTATTTTAATGATGTGAATAGAAGACAAGAAAACAGAAACTAAAGTCACccagaataagtaggtacctaaactgacaacagtttaaaaaatactGATTCATCAGATCATCAGACTTTTTAGTAAAAATATGAGTCAGAAGGAAAAGAAGTATGAAACCAAAAGCAAATTTAAGCCAATAAACGTCGATAAGTAATATTCATACAACAAGGCGGTAATTTTGTTCTTAAGAGATTTACATAGGTCAGTTTATTTCAATAAGTACTCGTATTATAAGTAATTATGTCTTTTAACTTCTAATGTAGGTAAGCTCACTCACCTCACTTAAAAAATTGTCAATTAAGTTAACGCAACTTATACACTGTCTCCAACTTGGCAGCATGCGATAGATGAAATTTGGATGAAGCCAGGGTGAAACCATTCGTTCGGCCATAAATGTGCCACATCTGTCGAATGCCCCCAGGAATGGGTGGTCCCTATTCTTCTGTGAGTTCAACTTTACGCCTAAATTggtttctgaaataaaaaatatattatcataaGTGAACAGTAAAAGATTGTGTAGATGAGACATTTGGGTggtaactgcagctgcattagtGATGTGGTGTTGATGCGGGCGcagtcactgtcaatttccttgataaagttAAAGAAAGACGTTTGTGACGTATTATCATAGGTCGAATCTCCTTTTTTTGgcatcgtcttgggtcgtcccattcactttttgtcaagttcttaaattagtcctattctgcttttgtcacccattctacattcgtcaagTTCATCGGTGGTCTTTGTCATCTTTGgttatattttgttgtttgccTTTTTCTTATTCCGGCTCATTCCGGTATTCGTCATCATCTTCTTTGGGCATGTTCGATGTtagtcaatttatttttttagtctCATTCGTTATTCGTCCTATCGCCTTTGGTCGTGTTCTAATTtcgtatttttcttatttaggCTTCGTTAAATATTCGTCTCGTTCGATATTCATTCCATTCGATATCCGTCCCATTCATTCACTTGACAAacaacgaatgggacgacccaagacgataccgcaGTTTCAGACGAGAAGGCAATTTGAATACTTACTGGGTACCTAACAATAGGCAAGAGTACATTTATGAAACTGGTCTTAATAGAAGGCAAAAATTATATACTTTTTTCTCAatgatttttttgttattatcgAGACCATTTCAGTTATTAAGCCTTTTTTCATTGTTCTTGTAAACACCACAATGAAACGTGAGAATCTTTCACATCTTCTTTTTATTGTCTTTGTTAGGTATCGTTTTTGTTCTTCTAATAGGTTTTAGTTATTTCATGAATAAATCATAATTACCTACACACGTTACGTGGGTACTAACATCCCAAAGGTCTACATAGAAAGTATGAATGCGGCCTACCTacttgccaaaaacttataagttctataaaaaaaaatacaaatttgtaAGTTTGTTGTTCATCCTAATGCATTGGCATCCTAAAAAGGTGTGTAgagactatgggcccgattcggattttgtaatagacatctattagatatcttttagacatcgccaagatacgataacgatatgtttaaaatccaacctgtcaaatttgacatttccgtgattctggagatactcttgaacgatttccacaagatattacttagagatctaattcacatctaatagatatctaacacgatctatcgtaaaagtgacattggttgctggAATTGGGCTGCAAAAGACaaacacttaaaacaacaaaaaatgaacattaatcgttaaaaaaaacaagtgcagtgatatacacgcatcagctttcagctgctagtgtattaaacaatataataataataataaaaagagaactagttgaaatctaaactataacgtatttagaatggatctagtacgtgtcgtctcttgtgaatatcttgaagttcggaTACGGCAGTAGATAGAGATCGTAAATCTACGTACAGTCACGTCTGAAAATATCGATACgaacaaagtgccaaaaatatgtaggtaaggcCGATTCACGATCTCTATCGTACCGAAAGCACTACAAATAGAACTGCAGCAGTTATATTACAGGTTAGCAGCTAACCTGCCACAGAGTCGAAGGTGTACGTAGCCATGTAATTCCAAATGGGAAAGTCGCCGGCCCCCGCCATAGGACGCAGGAGTTCCACCATCATGGCACTCTGCTTCACGAATACTTCAACGAAGGCGTGCAGGTTTTTCAGGCTAAAGATTGGTGAGAGGATCTTACGGCGCGGCCGCCAAAGGTGCACTATGAAATATTTGCacgattttaacacattcagtgccagcgcgagctacgctctacgagcgtagccgataacacgggaaaaacggtatgtagcgaaaagcgcctacgaacagtgaactaccctagcgagtcgctggcactgaatgtgttaagttggTGGGTTAATTTTAGAACTGTATATGGTAGTAGATATTTTAGAGTCCATGCAAGCTGCACGGACTTTGAAGTCAGTGTGaattttttataaatgtataacgtcatattttcataggaatttgaCGTCTATGGCGGGAAGTGCCTAGTTGAATCTcagcatagtgatgcatttcaAATAATTCGATAATATTAAgaattttcaatttaaattaGTCTGTATTAACACAGTACCGAAGTACTTAAGTTAGGTATTCAATTATTATCAAGCCAAAGTGGATTAATCATTTCATAAACAAAATTTCAGAGATTTAAACTCAATATTGCTGTCGGAAGTgaagtaaaaactagtgcctacgccaattactgggattagttgccaagcggaccccaggctcccatgagccgtggcaaaatgccgggacaacgcgaggaagatgatgattgctGTCGTAAGTATTATCTACTATTTAAGTTAAAATGTAATATCAGCAGATTTAAAATCTTTAGATTCTATgtataatacttataacaacATAAAGTCTTGACTTACCTGGAGCAGTAATGCTTCCATTAGCTGTGAAAGTGCGTACGATGCGCATCAAGTTTTCATCTTTTGACAGGCAGTTTTTTAGAAGCAAGTCTGCTACCACAGGGTCCGCGACACCTAAATAAGAATTAGTTTTTTTACccctaatagggatgatgacacatgtggaattttataacaaaatctagtaaaatagatagcaaacgagcaatttatcacaataatgtggatattaaaataaaatattgaaaaattacaaaattacaggacctgaaagtttcaaaatttaagttttttttaacttccaagaacgataaaagtaagggtaccattctaTTCCTtatatttcatccaaaaaaatattgtacagcaactatatacataaacgcaatatttcaccgacaaaaacgcaattttcttgttttgtccatactaaaagatgggcgatgacgtcacagcctctgtccgttttgtatagggcgtttcgcgagtgaagtgcgactgtcggactttgactacaatttctgacttttgtgctactttaatgcaatgggtcccatatagacatttgatcctaaaaacaaacccgatcgattgataccataaaaaaaatagtcatgtagcctattctaataataaacaaaaaaccCAGAAAACTATACGAAGGggcattttaagtaggtagctgCGGATGTTATAATGATATGCCTACATTCAattatgtcaaaatattttcaataatgttaatatccagagaggaaaatgagaactacgtttgtatggaaaggcgATTTCGCACGGTTGTCCACTACcgtctttaaaaaaattggtaGAGTTGGGTAAACTGAACCTAAGGCTCTAAAATAATGTAGCAATCATAAAAAAATGAAGATGGAACGTACCGATGGCCAACTCTTGGCCCATCCAATATGCTATGGTCCCGCCCTGTTGTATGGCATCTCGTCCAAGCCTTTGGATGGCTTTCATTCTGTCTGAAACATGAATTACCTTTTACAGACCTTATAGTAATAATACCAACCAAATCATAGCTTAGTGGTCACTGCCAGATTTTTTCATTAAGTATATACGTACCTAGTTTTAACAATAAAACAACACTGGGAAGAAGCGTGTGGTTTTGATCACGTGATATTATGGTTATAGTCTGTCGAATGTTAAGAAGACCCcgctaaattaattatttttagtgttccgtacaaaataaCAAgaaacacttatgggatcactttaGTCTTGTTTTAGTACCACGACTGTGACAAACTAGCATACAGCCTGCATGATGGTGAGTAGTCACCGTAGCCGGCGTAGCTTTTGGATGCCTCTAACTTcaggggtgttacatgcgcgtcgCCGACCCTATacactcctttttagggttccatacccaaagggtaaaaacgggaccctattactaagactccgctgtccgtccgtccgtccgtccgtctgtcaccaggctgtatctcacgaaccgtgattgatagctagacagttgaaattttcacagatgatgtatttctgttgccgctataacaacaaatactaaaaacagaataaaataaagatttaagtggggctcccaaacaacaaacgtgatttttgactgaagttaagcaacgtcgggcggggtcagtacttggatgggtgaccgtttttttgcttgttttgctctattttttgttgatggtgcggaaccctccgtgcgcgagtccgactcgcacttggccggttttttacttaCCTTCATCATTCCCAATATATATATACGCTTGGCCTACCAGCGGCAAAGCTGGAATAGTTGTAGGCAGCTCTTTAGCTATTTGCCTCAGTCTTTTTCTACGTTTATATCCAGACATCCACCAAATCCATAATCCCAGCAGTATAAGTAACCACgtcattttttataaaattataattgttttcataactaatataaagttaaaaaaaaaacagcaacaAAGTGTCACAACAACTAGACAAGAGTCTTACTTTGCGGTAAATGAATTAGATTAATTTCCTGATACTATTTATGTATAACAAGCCCTATTGTAAGGCAATAGCATGAGAAAAATGGAATGGAAAAAAGTATAAACTAGACATACAATGTCAATGGCTCCCTTTAAGGCCGTGGCCTGGACGCAAACggtgcgcggcgcggcgagcggcAAATTAAGCCATTAATATAGATTATAGGTATTGTAACTAGTGATGTACTgactcggatggccgattagtcggccgactagtcggctaatCGGCCAGATCTTTAGATTCGACTAAGTTCGGTTCAGATACTCTTAAAAAACAATCGTTCTACCCCTTTCGTCGCGCTATTCATCATATTATAGTAacgataaaaacaaaaaataaatcctAAGGCTATATTTCATACGACAACCAGGCAGACAATCGGACATAAGAAAGCGACCACATGGTCAATAATTCGGAGaaaagttttcgtaagcaccctaaataGGAATTTGGGTAAAATACCTAGGTGAAAGCTTATGGTAAATATTccctgtttatttctttttgccctgtttttctgtcacttataaagtgccgaccacagacttaaatatacctagatGACGCAAATGCATCTACTTCGCGTGTCCGAACCCCGACGAATCGTCGAGGTTGACCGTCGCTACTGACAGTCCACGCGCGTCAGTTGTTGCAGCCGGTagtttgtaaaaaattaaaaaatgcctcgtTGCGTGATAAGTAACTGCAACAGCCCAAAAATTGCAAGCACTCAAGGGCAAGGACATATTTTCTATCAcaggtaagtaattttaaaatgatattatgcgtaaattcattttaaaacaattttttaagtattccAAGTTGTGTTTCCAATAATATAACTAAGTAACTATAGATTAACGTtacaaaactatatttacattacattgcgcGTTTGCTTTGAGCGTTTGATCTGACGTTGCGTGTTAAAGAGTCGATGAATATCGGAACTAGCGATACTGTCGCGCATCGCTTCGACTTCGTGGTACAGGCCATATCTCATTCGTCCGTCAAATTTAGCGACTAGTGTTGTTCGTTCTACAATATCAATAATCGATTCTAATCGATTACTCGATTTCGAACAGACGAATGATATTATCTAGTATTAAAAAAGGAGGGTAATTTGAACATATACGAATATATGTTTATACGTTTagtatgtttataaattacTACCGTGTTTCAAAAAAAcgttcattatttttgttttccacATCATAGATTTTGAAAATACCAGTTTCATTGAAGGGAAAAGTTGGGAAGAAGATCATTCGTCTGTCAGAAAATCGATGTCATTCATGACAATCGATTTGTGATTTTTGGCGTGGTTCGCGGGGGAGCGGGGAGTGAGCGAGCGAGACCGCAGATATAAAATCTATGAGTATGAGCAAAACAGTTGAATCGTAGCGGGGCAGAGGGACATCGGTGTCTTTGAATCGGTTAGGGTTTCCCATCACTAAATTGCggctgtgacgtcacagtaggtggtaaaaagtcggcacgcttggtttcaatacaaatcgtgatatttgctttatctgtggtgccgactaatcggccatttttgccgactaatCGCTGACTACCAAtgaggccggatagtcggctttcccgactagtcggccactagtcggtacatccctaattGTAACATAGCACTCGACCAATGTATGAACGGCCGTTGATTTGCCGCTctccggcgccgcgcaccgcttgcGTCCAGTCCACGGCCTATTACGGAAGTATTGTCATAAGAAGCTTTACATAACGATTTTAGGGCCTGAATTTCACGACTAAATGTGACTACCTACATTACATTACTATTTGGGACGGAATTACTTATTAGTATTTCttataaatatacagggtgccatttgagtcgtgatcagtaatatgtttttctaactccataaacaacgagcaatttaatgcccctactcttactaaaatcagacaagattttttttagtttttgtttattttttgtcatttattttacttttataagtggatttaggatattacaacggcttattaagatatttaaattagtaaaatgaattgcctctttgaatcggaactgtcattgacatcaattttgacatttgtcccagttagaaataaaatttacttaattattcatttgaaatatcttacaaagctgtttaaataccgcattgccacttgtaaaagttaaataaatgacaaaaaataaacaaaaaaattaaaaaatcttgtctgattttagtaagagtaggggcattaaattgctcgttgtttatggagttagaaaaacatattactgatcaagactcaaatggcaccctgtatattttttccgtacaaaataaatatttttttataacaaagtcttAGGTCgaggttttatgacatttaacaaaatgacatgagaatagttaagttaattttaaataaatattatgcgtAACAATTCTGAAGTGTATAGAAATCTaaattttttgtaggtaatacTGTTTTTATCTAAGCACCGAAATATTCAGGTCCACTCTGCTTTTTAAATTACCACCGGCcattaaaataagtacctacgttaAAACATAACGCAGCACATTTAACCATACCTAAATGAAGTCATTTGCTTATCATTCGcccgtgcatttcgctcgtaaaTGCATTCTATTTATATTATCAAGACCACGATAAAGAACTCTAACCTTAAGGGTGACACAGTCcgtttccaaccgcagctgaactactgttcattttactatggaaattgacagtaatagcgacgcgttcagtaccagtagtagtgcagctgcggtcagaaatggaatgttaccctaatgcCGGCTGTACACTCTCGGCGAGACACCCCGAGCAGACCGAGAACGAGAGTGTACATGATACTCTCGCCTTGTCTCGCCTCGGTGCGTCTCGGTCGCGTGTCGGTTTTTTGCGGCCGAGTCAAAGGATCTCGTTCGCTCTCGCGAGGCAAACGAGACCAAGCATGTACATTCCGTTCATTTAGTTGCCCTCTAACTAAAAGAGCAACGGCAGCGGCAGTTTCTAGGAACATCGTAGCCGATATCCGCTGTTCAAATGACGCAACGAGAGTTTACATGGTGTGCTCTCGTCGAGGACTTCTCCCCCGAGACTGTCGGCGAGAGGTCTACAGCCGGCATAAgaaaaccctaaaaaggtgttAGGTATGTATTACTTAATTGCATCTACCTTACACGCGTTCATTGTCCAcggttattgtaatttattaacACTATTAACTTCTTCAGACCTGTTGCAggtcaattatttttttgcaaaaaattgCTCATTCTACCTAGTAACGTTATCGTCTAGTAATTAAGTGTAAAAAATTTAATTGAACACAATTATGAGTAGAATGCATCGATCGTAGAATGCTCTATTTCACAACTCTGTTCTGAAGGCAAGCGGTTTAGTTGAAGAAAAGCGGCCAAGGGTAGCAGGTTTTTGCGTCAAATGAgttaatatgataaaaaaataaaatataatcctTTAAGTTAAGGGTTaggacctaacctaacct encodes:
- the LOC134650206 gene encoding cytochrome P450 4C1-like, yielding MTWLLILLGLWIWWMSGYKRRKRLRQIAKELPTTIPALPLVGQAYIYIGNDEDRMKAIQRLGRDAIQQGGTIAYWMGQELAIGVADPVVADLLLKNCLSKDENLMRIVRTFTANGSITAPVHLWRPRRKILSPIFSLKNLHAFVEVFVKQSAMMVELLRPMAGAGDFPIWNYMATYTFDSVAETNLGVKLNSQKNRDHPFLGAFDRCGTFMAERMVSPWLHPNFIYRMLPSWRQCISCVNLIDNFLSEIIVEKRKALNRLCEKKESDATAPKMMRTLVELLMETPEEEKKFNDTELLEESKVIIGAGTDTSAIGACYTLLMLARHPNVQEAVYKELHEVFGGSDRMVTVEDLSRLKYMELVIKESLRMYPPVPAIVREVTDDITLPNGTTLTKGVGIVMFIFAVNRNPQYWGDDADSFRPERFLEPFKHPAQFLPFSWGMRNCIGYQYAMLSLKTVISTVLRSYQVLPPSDLDPAHYDDPLRVRFNIMMKDVDNFIVRLKERA